CAACTGTTTTTGAAGTTCATATTCACTGTTTAAGTATCAAAATGGCCAAATGGCTAAATGACTGACAAGTTTGAATCAAATAAATCCATTCCAAAGGGCGAATTCCAATCGGCCATTCCAGTGGCCCTATGTTAACAGTTGTATGTAGTATGATTTAGACTTTGAAACGTTTAGGTGTATCATATTTCTCCTCTTGCAGGTTTTACAACCTCACCTTTGAATATAGGGCCACAATAAGTAATTTTGATAGATTTGGACACATTGCCAGTTTAACTGGTTTAATTTGATTTGCCTGTTTCCATGAGATGTATGTAACCACACAAGTGTAGAGGACTGGAATATCTCTCTGTGATTCTTTATGGGAGTCAAGTCCGTTTCTAACCTACAGGCAGAAAATTAATATTACTTGGTATTGTTTTAAGCCAAGTCAAGTGTAGTCTAATATAACTCAAATTTGCATCCAACTCAACAATGTGGCATACCGTGAGGAGATGGGGTTGctacctctgtctgacaaaacacctggacatttcaaactcaatcgaCCTTTGTACGCAATGGTGTCcttcaggggcgtagcagcaaattgtgggccctgtgtacagtccgctccaatggacccccccagcgatatatctacataaatcagacactgtgtgggccccctacagtACATGGGccccctggtaactcagtcacactttacccccctgtacaacGCCCCTGGTGTCCTTCATTCAGCGTCAAGGAATTTATTTTTCCGGGACAGACCATTAGCAACCAGGTTGACAGGTGATGACCATACTATGTGGTACACCTGCGCCATGTACCTGGGTTTggttctggcctgggtcatttcccagtcctgtcCATCTCCCTGTCCTCGCTACTTTCCTGTCACATATTTGCGGTCCCATAATAATGGAGATGCAAAAAAAACTAAATTGCTTTTTTTAAGATGAAACATCATAATggttttttttcattgtttctGAGGAGGTGTTTAAAGAAACAGATCAGAAAACAGATCAATGCTATTTACCTACAACATGAATTATTTATGCACTGTATGTGGAGACAAACAGTCGGCTGCTTTAAAATCCTCCTCCACACTTTCAAGGGCATCTGCAACCTTGCCCATCCATATCCAATCTTCTTCCCATTGCAACCTACTCCTACTCCCTCTGATCTCCCTCACCATCCCCGCCGCTTGCCTTggtaccagggctgctgacagctttatacgggcccgggacaaagttaaTCTGAAAGTCCCCCACCCccagtcaatacatacaatgtaatgggcacctaattctgggcctccctctccctgggcctgggatgactggcccctttgtcccgtcTGTCGGATTCCCTGTTTAGTACTGTGGAGAATAGAGCCTTTCACTGTTCACTCTGCTCCACAACTCTGGAAGTCACTCCGCCAGACATCCGTGACATTGACTCTCTTGCCCTCTTGAAATCCAGGCTCAATACTCAATACCTGTTCCAGTTAGCATAGTCACCATGACTGTACTGTGTTTCTTGTTCCTTTCTTGTGTTTACTTTTTCTCTGTATTTCACTGTGTCCTGACTTCTGATTTATTGTTGTTTTATTACGTATTGCATTTGGTTTATTTGTTACCTTTGTTTAGAATGATGTCCTTCAGTGTTCTCAAAGGTGCATCTACATTATTATTCGTGTTTttcgtgtattttttttttttaaagcggtCTCATTTCCTTCTGGTGTTTTGCCTCTTCCAGGGCGGAGTACATGTACATCATAGCTGGAGACTACTCCCTCAGCATGTACGAGGGCACCGAGCAGTTCTACAGACCGCACATCGTCATTCCTCACCCAGACTACAACAAGAGCACACACAACAACGACATCATGCTCATTAAAGTAAGATGTTCAATTGcttcatatgttttttttttttatacatagACGATGGATTAACCCTTTAATCCACAGCCTATGTTTTGAACTTATTGCcaccaaaatgataatgaccaTGTTTCGATCGTTTACTGAAGACCCTTGGcaatgtcaaagcaatgttgttatgatatagttacgCTTTTCCAGCaaatattacatgacattacattacattacattgcatttggcagacgctttataaccaaagcgactttcaaaagaggacataatcatagccaatatcACTACATAtacagtgcagatgcaaagaatggttagttaggttttttttttttatttcagagcacacacacacacacacacacacacacatacagatcatgtcaagagtctggcctggggataGGCCAGCTCAACCATTAGTCTAGTGAATGAGATCGCTGGCGATCACAATCCCATCTGCATGATAGGGCTACAAATGTGATGCATACAGAGTGCATGTTATGGAGCAGCAATTGtgtcattcattacattacattacattacaatgcatttggcagacgctttataaccaaagtgactttcaaaagaggacataatcaagccaacatcaaaaGCAAATACAAGATGATTTCATTCATTAAATATTCCTCTGTTTGATCTGCTAAATGTGTCTTGCGATTACTCATCTGTGTAATCATCACTTCAGTGTCCAGAGCATAATGGCTGTTAAAAGCTGTCCCCTTAAGTTTTGCCCTTTTATAAATCATCAATCATTAATTGTGTTGGGCGATCATGGTTGGCATGTTCATGACATATTGATGACCCGGTGTCACAGCTGGCTAGCGCAAAATACTTAACTGTTAGATTGACATATGGATATTGCAGTGTGCTTAATAGGATAACAAATACTGTGCATCAGTAGTGCTTTTTCTCCAAATGTCTGTTTCATCCAACCTCAAGACTTTGTGTGCAGACCACTGCAAAGTTGATATTCGACACAGATTATTACTGGCTTACTTTACTTTAACCAACCACAAGACATGGTACTCGTCAGGCTTCTCAGACTCTGGAAAACTAGCCTGAAGACATCTTTGACTCATACATAggcattttttttctgtggagTATTCATCTCAAGGAAAATGTGACTGGTTCTAATAAATCATGAAAACATCTCATATCTCATTTCCTTCTTGAAGTTAGACACCCTGCAGTCATCTGAGATGCAGTCCTGACGTAGAACACTTAAATCTGATAGGGCTTGGGTGTGAAAATGTGAGCGAAACGTTTATTTTTTCCCCACAAAACTGCCAGTAGCCTTGAAAAGACATCTGTATTCTTTGGTACAAGTCCTCATTGGTAAACATGGGTCTGCTGCAGTAACTTTGCACAGCTATTGCATTCCAGAATAGGCGAGAACTTCGTTCTACTTCTTTACTTTTCTGTGCTTCTAATGTTCTTAGTGCTGTCAGAGCCCTTTTGCTAGTCatgctcctttgtgtgtgtgtgtgcgtgtgtgtgtgtgtgtgtgtgtgtgtgtgtgtgtgtgtgtgtgtgtgtgtgtttgtgtgcgtgcgtgcgtgcgtatcatACAGTATGTAAGTATTGCACAGTGATTGCTCTCTATGAAACGTTGGTTTTGTCTCACTATGTACTCTCCAATATAAAACCTTTAAAACCTACAGTGTTTCACTTGACTTGCACTGTCTGACCCATCTCTGCATTGGTTCTCACCTTCTCACTATGACAACATAAAGCTGAAATGACAACCCACATCGTTACTCTtactccttcccttctcctctctctccataaaGCTTTGGTCTCTGGTAATGCTTCTCACTACTGTACAGTTACAGGAATCTACTATGATAACCTGAAACTAAAATGGCTGCATTAAATCTAACTTTACTTGACACTATATttactcaccctctctcctctctctggtccCAACATCGGGTTTGGTAGTGCCTCTCACTACTGTATGCGGCAtgctctctcctccgctctcctcaaTCCTCATCGCAGCTTCTGGGTTGGGTAGTGTCCCCTCCATAAAAACTAAgtctacttgacttgactctgtGCTCCCttgccctttctcctctctcttctgtagCTTCTGGGTCTTGTAGTGTGTTTCACTAATATGTACTATGGCAACTTGAGGCATAAATGACAACATAAATCTTACTTTACTTGACTCTGTGGGGTCTTCCCAATTTACTAACTCCTGTCCtgatttgtgcttgtggcctcgatgatgttgcaagacgtcattgacaacaGCAGTTTCAAAATCTCgcaattcaatatctcgcaaaagcgcaatttcTCATTTACAATCTGGATGTTGAATGGGCGAAAGTCCCCCAGTtctgattttgattttgattttcaccctctcttctctctcctctctctgcttgcaGCTTTGAGGTCCGGTGGTGCTCAACAGCTACATGTATGTGTCCATCTCCTCGCTGAAATGACATAATGCCTACTTAACTTGAACTCTACGCTCTTGCATCCTTTCTCTCCGACACTAAAATGACAATATCAGACCTACTTTACTTGACTCTACTTTAGTTGACACTatgttctcccctctcctctctccattcataTTCGTGATCTGGTAATACTGAACAACTACTGTGCGTGTTCATAAAGTCTACTTTGCTTGACACTCCTTTACTTGACACTATgtatgttctctcctctcctctcctctcctctcctctcaccatacAGCTTCGAGGTCCTGTGTCGCTGAACAGCTACGTGTCCATCGCCTCTCTCCCCCGTCACAACTCGTCGGTGGCGGAGGGCCGCGTGTGCCGCGTATCGGGCTGGGGCAGGACGAGCCCCGACGGGGGCGGCATCCCCTCCACCCTGCGCACCGTCAAGCTGCCCATCGTCTCCAGCGAACGCTGCAACGCCAGCGACTCCTTCAACGGCAGGATCACCGCCAACATGATCTGTGCTGGGTACAGCGCAGGGGGCAAAGACGCATGCAAGGTGAGAGAGgccagcagggtgtgtgtgtgtgtgtgtctgtgtgtgtttgtgtgcgtgcgtgcgtgcgtgcgtgcgtgcgtgcgtgcgtgcgtgtgtatgttagtgtgagtgtgtgtgtgtgtgtgagcatgcggcAAGGTGAGGgaggccagaggtgtgtgtgtgtgtgtgtgtgtgtgtgtgtgtgtgtgtgtgtgtgtgtgtgtgtgtgtgtgtgtgtgtgtgtgtgtgtgtgtgtgtgtgtgtgtgtgtgtgtgtgtgtgtttgtgtgtgtttgtacgtgagtgtgtttgtacgtgagtgagtgcgtgtgtgagtgtgtttgtgtttgtatatgtgtctgtgtgtgtgtgtgtgtgtgtgtgtgtgggtgtgggtgtgggtgtatatgtgggtgtgtgtgtgcgtgtgtctgtgtctgtgtctgtgtgcggcaAGGACGCCTGCAAGGTGAGGGAGGCCAGAGGGCGGAGGCTAATGGAGGACCTACGTACTATCAAATGAAGTCGTAGCAAAGAgccaacaaatgtgtgtgtgtgtgtgtgtgtgtgtgtgtgtgtgtgtgtgtgtgtgtgtgtgtgtgtgtgtgtgtgtgtgtgtgtgtgtgtgtgagagagagagagaaagagagagagatagtgaatgtgtgtttagtGATGTGTTAGTGTTTGTCAAAAGTTGAGTGTGatattgtgtatgtttttttgtgcgtcagggtgcgtgtgcatgtgctgacCTTTTAGTTAGAAGGGGActtctgtgttctgtgtgcgtgcgtgtgtggatgtgtgcatgcgtgtgttttggtATTGTATTCTTGTGAGGACATTATGTTTGTCCTCACAACGATTAACAGTGTTTTCATGGTCATTGTTTATGACAAAAACATTGCATCTAAGGATATGTTTGGTGTGGGCAGAGTTTAGCcttattataatatataataattttattataatggaagtcaatgagaggTTGTTCCCAACCTTGTTTGGTACGAGAACCCATTTTGATATCCCAAATTTCCGGCGacccgatacacatttttttttcacaacaacaaTGTAAACATGACTGAAGATTGTTAAGATTGTAAATGGTATTTAAACagaatattgaatagttatgttaCATTAATAATGAATATTCATATAATGAaatatcagtattctttttttcacacctagacatttcaggccaccccatttgaattccaggcaatCCCACACAGGGTCCTGACGCCAGTGTTGAAAAACTAAAGAGTAGCAaaacagacgtgtgtgtgcgtgcgtgtgcacgtgtgcatctaCTACAGTATATGCGTTAGTGTGTGCTTGTCACAATTGAGATGAAAACAGATGAGCAGTGTTGCCACTTGTTGGTGTTGTTTTGCATGACAGGGTGATTCTGGAGGTGCGCTGGTGTGCGAGGGCCGCGTCTATGGCATCGTGTCCTGGGGCGAGGGCTGTGCGGACCCCAGGTACCCGGGAGTCTACACGGCCGTCTCACGATACCGCCGGTGGATAGACCGCATCATCTTCAGCTACTACAGCAGGTGTATCACCTACTAGTGGACCAGCGGTACCGTACAACTACGACCCCCTCCACAGCAGCGATGGGTTACTTGGATTCAGGAGCtaaaatccagtgccacatattccagaaTAACAGGGGCAGGAATGGGAATCTACCTTGTTTCAGAATCGAATCCGTCTCCCCGGATTTTTGGCACGGTGCCATAGCCATAGGTTTTatctgtccaattgccctaattgCACAGGTAATTgcacaggtcatttggaatatgtgctcCTGGAATGTAGCgtttgaatccaggttgcccatcatcaCTGCTCTAAAGCCATATCCCACATAGTGATCTACAACTTCTGTTAAAGAAACCCACTGTAACACATTGCCCCTCAGTGCTTTTTGTGGCTTTGAAGGGTGTGTTCTCCAactgtcttttctcttttttgtaagCCTTACTGACTTTCTCAGCTGTCAACATTATCGATGAGAGAGTGCCTCTCATTCTCATTTTAACAAGGTGCCATATTAAGACTTGACAACCTCCATCTGGTTCACATAAGGCATGTAGATGGAGATTCGGGAACTCAACCAAGCAATAGTAGAGATGTATAAAATAATGAAATGATGCCAACAAAGAGATTTTAGTGTCTTAAAAGTATTTACGCACTTGGGCATTGATGTTCtgagcaaagaaaaaaaacacaacctttGGCTGTCTGAAAGTTTTTTTGAATTCATTCCAGGtgtaaaaacaacaaaataatgtTGCTGTACAACAATGCAGTGGACGGAGTGTTTATTGATGTtttatttaataataaaaaaggatTTGTCTAACTGGGATTTCAAATTCAATCAATAAGCATGCAGAGAAGCTCATTTCACATTTTTCTGAAGGCTATGTCTCAATCACACAGGTGAGGCATTGTATGCCTAGCTATTATTTGAATGCAATGCACGCATTGTGAATCAGGCCAAGGCTGCATTGTAAAAGTCCCATTGCCCATTTATCACTGTGCTTACAGTGCACACCACCACACGCAACAAGCTTCTCAGCTTTTATTAAGCTCATCGCATATAACCAGGTGGATGTATCATGTTAAGGGTATCTCAGTCATTGTGATGGATGGATGTCTTACAGTTCCTTTTATATGCCCATCCACCTACTTGTCGTGTCAGGAATTGTTGGTGTCAGGATTTTGTAACACAAAAGGGCAACAGCCCAAAAAAATGTATTTACTGTGTATATCTGACGATTTCGAAGTGTCAAATGGCCAGGCCAAAatgatcaacagtccactgggcaattGGCCTGTATGCCCTCTATGGCCAATCCAACAGTGAGGTCACACTGTTTGATAGGGCCCATTCAGAGCTTAACCCCCCTGTCAGATCTCAAACTTGCAAAAGTGCACCACTTGAGCTTTGTGGGTGGATGACCTTGTAACGAGGCTATGAGTGTTTGCATTTGGTTACAGTTGGTGAGTTAGTGCACGTGTCACACGTGCCATAATGTAAACATGTCAACTGTGTCACATTTCTGAGTTCATTGAGTTTCATTTCGATGTTCGGTTTAATGGATTTTGGGCGTGTTAGGTGTTAAAGGGATTTAGCGTTTAATGCCTTTTGGGCGTATTAGGTCACGGTGTTAAAGGGATTTAGTGTTTAATGGATTTTGGGCATCTTCATGCTGGCTCTTTGCTATCTAAGGTGTGTCTCAGGTGTCTCTCAGGTGTGCTATAGGTACAATGTGCATGCCATCTGGGCTTTATGAATGGGGTCTTGTTTCATACATGCCGCGGGCATAaaaagtaatgcaaaaaaaaGCTGTGTTCGCACTGCACTTACAACTTAGGTAGTGACGACAGACATCTTAGGTCTGTCTCTAGCTGCTCTTTGGCTGTGTGCAATGCAGGGTCCTGCACACACATAGGTAGGTCTCTGTAGaaacagcacaaacacaaacttccATAGTATTGAAAATGTGTGCAATGCAAATGAAACATTGCCATCATGTACCGCACTTACATTTTAATATTAAATACGTGACAATAAAAATCGGCACCAGTATTTCTATGCAGTGTTCATTACATTATAAGTATTGGGTGGGGAGCCCttggctttcagattactttgtcccaggcccggcaaaagctgtcctATATAACCATTACTAACATTCAGTGCAAGTACATAATGGTTCATGCTGTTACATACTTTGCGAAACTGCGCCTATAGGTTTGTAAAAGGGACCTTAAAATAACCGATTGTACCTGCACTTGCAACTTGGGCTCTGTAGTGCACACAAGCAgatcagccctctctctctctgcagagaaAAACTGATGTCCtgtccatggccgtaactacaattgaggacacagaggtcatgtcctcagtttttttttcagcaatcAGTAATTTACCTATTGATAAAaaacgatatatgatcaacaatgataaattcagtttatatacgccacccccatttctcctcaagacagtgattaatgaaaacaaacgtaagagtttgactgaagtgtttgaagcattctaaatgtacagtatgcagtacagcacgcagtatttgacctcggtatttgaaaatgtctggttacggccctggtccTGTCCCGTGTCCTGGGAAATCCGGCCTCATACTGCACGAGCAATCTGCCACCTGGCTCATAAAGGGAACAGGAGCTGGCACCCTTTGCTTTGTTTCTTGCACATGATGTCCAAAAATACTCTTGTGATTAGATCAGCTAATAACAGCAGAGCACTTTTAGACTGTGCACCCAGTGCTCAGACCTCAGTCTGTCTTTTGCACCCTGAAAATAGTGAAAGTGGCATGAATACAAACAAACTCTACTTCGCACCTTACACTT
This Engraulis encrasicolus isolate BLACKSEA-1 chromosome 10, IST_EnEncr_1.0, whole genome shotgun sequence DNA region includes the following protein-coding sequences:
- the zmp:0000001088 gene encoding trypsin-3; protein product: MVSIQSTSGQHFCGGTLINKYWVLTAAHCDVGAEYMYIIAGDYSLSMYEGTEQFYRPHIVIPHPDYNKSTHNNDIMLIKLRGPVSLNSYVSIASLPRHNSSVAEGRVCRVSGWGRTSPDGGGIPSTLRTVKLPIVSSERCNASDSFNGRITANMICAGYSAGGKDACKGDSGGALVCEGRVYGIVSWGEGCADPRYPGVYTAVSRYRRWIDRIIFSYYSRCITY